One stretch of Ptiloglossa arizonensis isolate GNS036 chromosome 7, iyPtiAriz1_principal, whole genome shotgun sequence DNA includes these proteins:
- the LOC143149472 gene encoding uncharacterized protein LOC143149472: MLIAVRSRQRQLPWWQFVVGEATETTTSSNCYQCNKCGRTYVWKSSFQRHMKQECGEKLQRAVCKNCGRQYRWRDSLNRHLKYECGREPSYVCSACDRKFRHKQLLANHLLRFHETPPRNIL; encoded by the exons ATGTTAATCGCCGTACGATCGAGACAACGCCAACTTCCTT GGTGGCAATTCGTCGTGGGAGAGGCCACGGAGACGACCACGTCCTCGAATTGCTACCAGTGCAACAAGTGCGGGCGAACGTACGTTTGGAAATCGTCGTTTCAACGCCACATGAAGCAGGAATGCGGCGAGAAGCTGCAGAGGGCCGTTTGCAAGAATTGCGGGAGACAGTATCGTTGGCGGGACTCGTTGAACAGACACTTGAAGTACGAATGCGGACGCGAGCCGAGCTACGTGTGCTCCGCCTGCGATCGAAAATTCCGTCACAAGCAACTGCTCGCCAATCACCTACTGAGATTCCACGAGACACCGCCGAGGAACATACTTTA A
- the LOC143149461 gene encoding uncharacterized protein LOC143149461, whose protein sequence is MATERNENASGFFASLGWNSDGTRRVSRASANETVPAPLTPQRRARLHCPLRHPARSSSSGSNNNNNNNNNNNTNNNNNNRPIGSISASGLDRRHNCSRCGKSYKNAYILKRHLLYECGKAPSFNCPHCAFSSKYERNLKAHINHRHVVAQPSQSGTTVNQRA, encoded by the exons ATGGCaacagaacgaaacgaaaacgcgtCAG GTTTCTTCGCGAGCCTGGGCTGGAACTCGGACGGAACTAGGCGCGTGTCGCGGGCGTCCGCGAACGAGACGGTGCCGGCGCCGTTGACGCCCCAGCGTCGCGCCAGGCTTCACTGTCCCTTGCGTCATCCAGCTAGAagcagcagcagcggcagcaacaacaacaataacaacaacaacaacaacaacaccaacaacaacaataataatcggCCGATCGGCAGCATCTCGGCGTCGGGTCTCGATCGTCGGCACAATTGCTCCCGTTGCGGCAAGAGCTACAAGAACGCGTACATACTGAAGAGACACTTGCTATACGAGTGCGGCAAAGCGCCCTCGTTCAACTGTCCCCATTGCGCGTTCAGTTCCAAGTACGAGAGGAACCTGAAAGCGCACATCAATCATCGCCACGTGGTCGCCCAGCCCTCGCAGTCCGGCACCACCGTGAACCAGAGGGCCTGA
- the LOC143149478 gene encoding longitudinals lacking protein, isoforms N/O/W/X/Y-like isoform X2, whose product MNVHFRLNAQGVRGLNDKSNDAVILRLHRKFVCDNCGKTYKWRESLQQHRRLECGIEPQFGCIFCGRRFKHKHHLKEHLKRRHQSKLS is encoded by the exons ATGAACGTTCATTTTAGGTTGAATGCACAGGGTGTGAGAGGATTGAACGATAAGAGCAACGATGCGGTGATTCTAC GCCTCCATAGGAAGTTCGTGTGCGACAATTGCGGGAAAACGTACAAATGGAGAGAGTCGTTGCAACAGCACCGTAGACTGGAATGCGGAATCGAGCCGCAATTCGGCTGCATCTTTTGCGGCAGAAGGTTCAAGCATAAGCACCACTTGAAAGAGCACCTGAAGAGACGTCACCAATCGAAGCTCTCTTAG
- the LOC143149479 gene encoding longitudinals lacking protein, isoforms A/B/D/L-like, producing the protein MWRSGGSLGKGIGSGSSNPEGFNCPACGRVYKLKSSLRNHQKWECGKEPQFQCPHCVYRAKQKMHIARHMERMHKEKIYKQELV; encoded by the coding sequence ATGTGGCGATCGGGCGGTAGTCTTGGCAAGGGTATCGGCTCCGGTTCCTCGAATCCCGAGGGTTTCAACTGCCCGGCCTGCGGCAGGGTCTACAAGCTAAAGAGCAGCCTGAGGAACCACCAGAAGTGGGAGTGCGGCAAGGAGCCACAGTTCCAGTGTCCCCACTGCGTCTACAGGGCGAAGCAGAAGATGCACATCGCGCGGCACATGGAACGGATGCACAAAGAGAAGATCTACAAGCAGGAGCTCGTCTAA
- the LOC143149480 gene encoding uncharacterized protein LOC143149480 — protein sequence MFLAVWRPRFGKAVSARRKPFVCHLCGKSYAWKESLCRHLREECGVPPQFRCANCGKTFKQRCSLQRHLLNIHGTYDAPRR from the coding sequence ATGTTTTTAGCTGTTTGGAGACCGAGGTTCGGCAAAGCGGTCTCGGCCCGCCGGAAACCGTTCGTTTGTCACCTGTGCGGGAAGAGTTACGCGTGGAAGGAGTCCCTTTGCCGTCATCTCCGCGAGGAGTGCGGGGTACCGCCGCAATTCCGTTGCGCGAACTGCGGGAAAACGTTCAAGCAACGGTGCAGCTTGCAGAGACACTTGCTCAACATACACGGAACCTACGACGCACCGAGACGCTAG
- the LOC143149413 gene encoding uncharacterized protein LOC143149413, which yields MRLNLQIRLNSYRIDALSCMFRYILAPPFSANSCTSPRDRLQFLTYYSPVESRDPLNNDISTGDTSKEMLIESRRIIVLGTWSRLERRVGVLLKNRFEFFGTKKLAKKKRKRLGRAAAFEQPLFDTNVRERFFFQDQRGPARRS from the exons ATGCGGTTAAATC TACAGATAAGATTAAATAGTTACAGGATAGATGCGTTATCGTGCATGTTTAGGTACATACTTGCTCCTCCGTTTTCAGCGAATTCGTGCACGTCTCCTCGTGACCGACTCCAATTTTTAACGTACTACAGTCCTGTCGA GAGCAGAGATCCCCTAAATAACGATATTTCCACCGGCGACACCTCGAAGGAAATGTTAATCGAGAGTCGAAGAATAATTGTACTTG GCACATGGAGTCGACTCGAACGACGCGTGGGAGTCTtgttaaaaaaccgcttcgaatTCTTTGGCACAAAGAAGctcgcgaagaaaaaacggaagaGGCTGGGGCGAGCAGCAGCTTTCGAGCAGCCGTTATTCGACACGAATGtgcgcgaaagatttttttttcaagatcaACGAGGACCAGCGCGTAGAAGCTGA
- the LOC143149478 gene encoding uncharacterized protein LOC143149478 isoform X1: protein MNVHFRLNAQGVRGLNDKSNDAVILRKKINRLHRKFVCDNCGKTYKWRESLQQHRRLECGIEPQFGCIFCGRRFKHKHHLKEHLKRRHQSKLS from the exons ATGAACGTTCATTTTAGGTTGAATGCACAGGGTGTGAGAGGATTGAACGATAAGAGCAACGATGCGGTGATTCTACGtaagaaaataaatc GCCTCCATAGGAAGTTCGTGTGCGACAATTGCGGGAAAACGTACAAATGGAGAGAGTCGTTGCAACAGCACCGTAGACTGGAATGCGGAATCGAGCCGCAATTCGGCTGCATCTTTTGCGGCAGAAGGTTCAAGCATAAGCACCACTTGAAAGAGCACCTGAAGAGACGTCACCAATCGAAGCTCTCTTAG
- the LOC143149469 gene encoding uncharacterized protein LOC143149469 encodes MRIRRTANNDCTRTRFGRKFCNKRMFDLLSGLIWTDVFVLLSILFGFRGDSTERKWGRKHDAGDPRSHRKPYPCPSCGRSYTRKDTLRRHMRDECGKNPQYICYVCKKGFKQKSNFQRHSANVHGFKM; translated from the exons ATGAGAATACGAAGAACGGCGAACAATGATTGTACACGTACGAGGTTCGGCCGGAAGTTTTGCAATAAACGTATGTTCGATCTACTCTCTGGTTTAATCTGGACCGATGTTTTCGTTCTGCTCTCGATTTTGTTTGGTTTCAGAGGCGATTCGACAG AGCGCAAATGGGGCCGAAAACACGACGCCGGTGATCCGCGTTCCCATCGAAAACCGTATCCCTGCCCCTCCTGCGGAAGATCGTACACCCGCAAGGACACGTTGCGTCGTCACATGCGCGACGAGTGCGGAAAGAATCCACAGTACATCTGCTACGTCTGCAAGAAAGGCTTCAAACAGAAATCGAACTTCCAACGACACAGCGCGAACGTACACGGCTTCAAGATGTGA
- the LOC143149473 gene encoding uncharacterized protein LOC143149473 — MFVVAEIACSIDASTVFCLDDFPDARQRRAGYRRRPSGSRHETEDRLLPDRRFFCESCGKSYKWKESLFKHKRVECGKLPQFSCEVCGYRFMHKHHLLKHMTSIHQLAPMNGAVMLAFQ; from the coding sequence ATGTTCGTCGTTGCCGAGATTGCTTGTTCGATCGACGCTTCAACTGTGTTCTGCTTGGACGATTTTCCAGATGCGAGACAGCGACGGGCCGGTTATCGTCGACGACCGTCGGGCTCGCGTCACGAAACGGAGGACAGGCTGCTACCCGACAGAAGATTCTTCTGCGAGAGTTGCGGGAAATCGTACAAGTGGAAGGAGTCGCTTTTCAAGCACAAGCGCGTCGAGTGCGGAAAGTTGCCGCAGTTCTCGTGCGAAGTTTGCGGCTATCGGTTCATGCACAAGCACCACCTGCTTAAACACATGACCTCTATCCATCAGCTGGCTCCGATGAACGGAGCCGTGATGCTCGCGTTTCAATAA
- the LOC143149482 gene encoding uncharacterized protein LOC143149482, producing the protein IPGNCSRSRYSSSRGQDFLPKPFPCHKCGRSYRNKGSLKRHLHDECGIPPQYICSICDKGFKQKANFQRHNSTIHGRIFLLGP; encoded by the coding sequence ATTCCAGGTAATTGCTCGAGGAGCAGGTATTCGTCGTCGCGGGGACAAGATTTCTTGCCGAAGCCGTTTCCTTGCCACAAATGCGGTAGATCCTACAGGAACAAGGGCAGCTTGAAGCGTCATCTCCACGACGAGTGCGGGATACCACCCCAGTACATCTGCAGCATCTGCGACAAGGGATTCAAACAGAAGGCCAACTTCCAGCGGCACAACTCGACCATCCACGGGCGTATATTTCTCCTCGGTCCGTGA
- the LOC143149412 gene encoding uncharacterized protein LOC143149412: protein MPSQISTVFCIHARFITCVSGDVGQETVFPCRVCGKIYSRKSSMYTHLRLCGKEPAFTCVLCGRRFKYKHRLQSHLASNLHNRRFR from the exons ATGCCG TCGCAAATCAGCACCGTCTTCTGCATCCACGCACGATTCATAACTTGTGTTTCAGGTGATGTCGGCCAAGAAACCGTTTTCCCGTGCAGAGTGTGCGGCAAGAtctactcgagaaaatcttccaTGTACACGCACCTCCGCCTCTGCGGAAAAGAACCCGCGTTCACCTGCGTGCTTTGCGGCAGGAGGTTCAAATATAAACACAGACTGCAATCTCATCTCGCGTCGAATTTGCATAACCGACGATTTCGATAA
- the LOC143149478 gene encoding longitudinals lacking protein, isoforms A/B/D/L-like isoform X3, with amino-acid sequence MRYRGRYSCDACGKEYTWKPSLTRHKREECGKEPRFACPVCNLKIRRSGQLKLHLIHVHNWTSMDNEYLTMPVPP; translated from the exons ATGCGTTATCGTGGAAGATATTCTTGCGACGCCTGCGGGAAAGAATACACTTGGAAGCCATCTTTGACGAGACACAAACGCGAAGAATGCGGCAAAGAGCCACGATTCGCGTGTCCCGTTTGTAATCTCAAGATTCGTCGCAGTGGCCAATTGAAGTTGCATCTAATTCACGTTCACAATTGGACGTCAATGGATAACGAGTATTTGACGATGCCAGT GCCTCCATAG